One part of the Phacochoerus africanus isolate WHEZ1 chromosome 7, ROS_Pafr_v1, whole genome shotgun sequence genome encodes these proteins:
- the NUDT4 gene encoding diphosphoinositol polyphosphate phosphohydrolase 2 isoform X1: protein MMKFKPNQTRTYDREGFKKRAACLCFRSEQEDEVLLVSSSRYPDQWIVPGGGMEPEEEPGGAAVREVYEEAGVKGKLGRLLGVFENQDRKHRTYVYVLTVTEILEDWEDSVNIGRKREWFKVEDAIKVLQCHKPVHAEYLEKLKLGCSPTNGNSTVSSLPESNTLFVTAAQTSGLPSSVR, encoded by the exons ATGATGAAGTTCAAGCCCAACCAGACGCGGACGTATGACCGCGAGGGCTTCAAGAAGCGGGCGGCGTGCCTCTGCTTCCGGAGCGAGCAGGAGGACGAG GTGCTGTTGGTGAGCAGCAGTCGGTACCCAGACCAGTGGATTGTCCCGGGAGGAGGAATGGAGCCTGAGGAGGAGCCTGGCGGTGCTGCCGTGAGGGAGGTTTATGAAGAG gctgGAGTCAAAGGAAAATTGGGCAGACTCCTGGGTGTATTTGAG AACCAAGACCGAAAGCACAGAACATATGTTTATGTTCTTACTGTCACTGAAATATTAGAAGATTGGGAAGATTCTGTTAATATAG GACGGAAGAGAGAGTGGTTCAAAGTAGAGGATGCCATCAAGGTTCTCCAGTGTCATAAGCCTGTACATGCAGAGTATCTGGAAAAACTAAAGCTAGGTTGTTCTCCAACCAATGGCAATTCCACAGTCTCTTCCCTTCCAGAGAGTAACACCTTATTTGTCACAGCTGCACAGACCTCTGGGCTGCCATCGAGTGTGAGATAG
- the NUDT4 gene encoding diphosphoinositol polyphosphate phosphohydrolase 2 isoform X2, with amino-acid sequence MMKFKPNQTRTYDREGFKKRAACLCFRSEQEDEVLLVSSSRYPDQWIVPGGGMEPEEEPGGAAVREVYEEAGVKGKLGRLLGVFEQNQDRKHRTYVYVLTVTEILEDWEDSVNIGRKREWFKVEDAIKVLQCHKPVHAEYLEKLKLGCSPTNGNSTVSSLPESNTLFVTAAQTSGLPSSVR; translated from the exons ATGATGAAGTTCAAGCCCAACCAGACGCGGACGTATGACCGCGAGGGCTTCAAGAAGCGGGCGGCGTGCCTCTGCTTCCGGAGCGAGCAGGAGGACGAG GTGCTGTTGGTGAGCAGCAGTCGGTACCCAGACCAGTGGATTGTCCCGGGAGGAGGAATGGAGCCTGAGGAGGAGCCTGGCGGTGCTGCCGTGAGGGAGGTTTATGAAGAG gctgGAGTCAAAGGAAAATTGGGCAGACTCCTGGGTGTATTTGAG CAGAACCAAGACCGAAAGCACAGAACATATGTTTATGTTCTTACTGTCACTGAAATATTAGAAGATTGGGAAGATTCTGTTAATATAG GACGGAAGAGAGAGTGGTTCAAAGTAGAGGATGCCATCAAGGTTCTCCAGTGTCATAAGCCTGTACATGCAGAGTATCTGGAAAAACTAAAGCTAGGTTGTTCTCCAACCAATGGCAATTCCACAGTCTCTTCCCTTCCAGAGAGTAACACCTTATTTGTCACAGCTGCACAGACCTCTGGGCTGCCATCGAGTGTGAGATAG